The following proteins are encoded in a genomic region of Triticum dicoccoides isolate Atlit2015 ecotype Zavitan chromosome 1B, WEW_v2.0, whole genome shotgun sequence:
- the LOC119311457 gene encoding UPF0481 protein At3g47200-like, producing the protein MADLTGRSMEPPAAAWPPCGFPANWSLRPAVWAPGFPVESAMWFQTHASSSSSGGQLQQEEEKEAQYKTEMKIHDPIQAFAEAAHEFKVDIDMRNMKIHRYPASIQRLEACYTTPTTVAIGPYHHGEDRLRPAEKVKHVAAYHCIMESGRSVQEMYATVASVAGEARGLYDKDMVAGIGDDDFLPMMFYDACFLVQYMLTCTTGVSEMDPSLRSYFDGNDSDIFHDIMLLENQLPWRVVKTVMGFRPVPLEEFITYLKDGLQDRKLTEKKSPVLDDSYEPPHLLGLLRFYIVGRSNTKRNLLPQTESMSFSVSAIELAEIGITLTANKTSELIEMGVKNKRVLFAEISLPSLSLDHARASWLINMAAFEVCTTPNFQAVEDEESVVSSYLLLFAMLVDREEDVHELRRKRLLQGGGGLTNKEALDFFTGLQGLPLGSSYIRIMEEIENYRVKRRTRTKLHAFVYKNLRIIVTVFSAVGFLAGVFGSLMSLRRRS; encoded by the coding sequence ATGGCCGATTTGACAGGAAGGAGCATGGAACCACCAGCTGCTGCATGGCCACCCTGCGGCTTTCCGGCCAACTGGTCCTTGCGACCAGCTGTGTGGGCTCCTGGCTTCCCTGTCGAGTCTGCAATGTGGTTCCAGACACACGCTTCTAGCAGCTCTAGCGGAGGGCAGctgcaacaagaagaagaaaaagaagcacaATACAAGACGGAAATGAAGATCCACGACCCGATCCAAGCGTTCGCGGAAGCAGCACACGAGTTTAAGGTCGACATCGACATGAGGAACATGAAGATCCACCGGTACCCTGCAAGCATTCAACGTCTCGAAGCCTGCTACACCACCCCGACGACGGTGGCCATCGGGCCTTACCACCACGGGGAGGACCGCCTCAGGCCGGCGGAGAAGGTGAAGCATGTGGCCGCCTACCACTGCATCATGGAGTCGGGCCGCTCCGTCCAGGAGATGTACGCCACGGTGGCCTCggtcgccggcgaggcccgagggcTCTACGACAAGGACATGGTGGCAGGTATCGGCGACGATGACTTCCTGCCCATGATGTTCTACGATGCCTGCTTCCTGGTGCAATACATGCTCACGTGCACCACTGGTGTATCCGAGATGGATCCGTCGCTGCGCAGCTACTTCGACGGCAACGACAGTGATATCTTCCACGACATCATGCTCCTCGAGAACCAGCTCCCATGGCGGGTGGTCAAGACCGTCATGGGGTTCAGGCCGGTGCCCTTGGAGGAGTTCATCACTTACTTGAAAGATGGCCTGCAAGACCGCAAATTAACCGAGAAGAAGTCTCCGGTCTTGGACGATAGCTACGAGCCGCCGCACCTCCTCGGCCTTCTCCGATTCTACATTGTAGGGAGAAGCAACACCAAGCGCAACCTCCTACCCCAAaccgagtccatgtcgttctccgtGAGCGCCATCGAGCTCGCGGAAATCGGCATCACGCTGACAGCCAACAAGACCAGCGAGCTGATAGAGATGGGCGTCAAGAACAAGCGGGTCCTCTTCGCCGAGATCTCCCTGCCATCATTGTCCCTGGACCATGCGCGCGCGAGCTGGCTCATCAACATGGCGGCTTTCGAGGTATGCACCACCCCAAACTTCCAAGCGGTCGAAGACGAGGAGTCCGTTGTCAGCTCGTACCTCCTCCTCTTTGCCATGTTGGTGGACCGGGAGGAGGACGTGCACGAGCTGCGAAGGAAGCGTCTCCTGCAGGGAGGAGGAGGGCTCACCAACAAGGAGGCGCTCGACTTCTTCACCGGGCTTCAGGGTCTACCGCTCGGATCCAGCTATATCCGCATCATGGAAGAGATTGAGAATTACCGGGTCAAGAGGCGAACGCGGACCAAGTTGCACGCCTTCGTTTACAAGAACTTGAGGATCATCGTTACTGTCTTCTCTGCTGTTGGTTTTCTCGCCGGTGTCTTCGGCTCACTTATGTCTCTCAGGAGACGATCTTAG